A stretch of the Panicum virgatum strain AP13 chromosome 9N, P.virgatum_v5, whole genome shotgun sequence genome encodes the following:
- the LOC120690780 gene encoding DNA topoisomerase 6 subunit A3-like — MAARAPLAMPHAAAAADPRPAGAPVAPRPTAPCLRARGTSGVPLLHQRPVQRAHRLLLPAARPGAIGSAAEAAPAEGLAQKLQGVEVFDLSGKAVTIVDLWKDRKAVIAFARHFGCVLCRKKADLLAEKQDVMQTAGVALILIGPGSVEQANAFCEQTKFKGEVYADPTHSSYDALEFAFGLFSTFTPAAGLKIIQLYREGYRQDWELSFEKNTRTKGGWYQGGLLVAGPGIDNILYIHKPRAAASYAESLRSKLRPDASILATLRSLASASASSSKSKAAGKSLADHDPSAEPTSSYIVVADQDSSSVTSRINRLVLAAARSILSGRGFSFAVPSRAASNQVYLPDLDRIVLVRRESARPFANVATARKATVTARVLSLVHAVLRRGIHVTKRDLFYTDVKLFGDQSQSDAVLDDVSCMLGCTRSSLHVVASEKGVVVGRLVFADDGDRIDCTRMGVGGKAIPPNIDRVSGIESDALFILLVEKDAAFMRLAEDRFYNRFPCIILTAKGQPDVATRLFLRRLKVELKLPVLALVDSDPYGLKILSVYMCGSKNMSYDSANLTTPDIKWLGVRPSDLDKYRVPEQCRLPMTDHDIKVGKELLEEDFVKQNEGWVKELETMLRTRQKAEIQALSSFGFQYLTEVYLPLKLQQQDWI, encoded by the exons atggccgctcgcgcgccgctcgccatgcctcacgccgccgccgccgccgacccgcggcCGGCTGGGGCACCCGTGGCCCCGCGCCCAACCGCGCCGTGCCTCCGCGCGAGGGGCACGAGCGGcgtccccctcctccaccagcgGCCAGTGCAGCGAGctcaccgcctcctcctccctgccgccAGGCCGGGAGCCATCG GGAGCGCCGCGGAGGCCGCGCCGGCGGAGGGGCTGGCCCAGAAGCTGCAGGGGGTGGAGGTGTTCGACCTGAGCGGCAAGGCGGTGACCATCGTTGATCTGTGGAAGGACAGGAAAGCCGTGATCGCGTTTGCCCGCCATTTTGG GTGTGTGCTGTGCCGGAAGAAGGCCGATCTTCTCGCAGAGAAACAG GATGTCATGCAaactgctggagttgctcttatttTAATTGGACCAGGTAGTGTTGAACAG GCAAACGCATTTTGTGAGCAAACAAAATTCAAAGGAG AAGTATATGCAGACCCAACCCACTCATCATATGATGCTCTTGAATTTGCATTTGGGCTGTTCTCAACCTTCACACCAGCG GCTGGCCTCAAGATAATACAGTTGTACAGAGAAGGATACAGGCAGGATTGGGAATTGTCATTCGAAAAGAACACCAGGACAAAAGGTGGATG GTATCAAGGGGGACTACTTGTTGCAGGTCCTGGTATCGACAACATCCTGTACATCCACAAG ccgcgcgccgccgcgtcctacGCCGAGTCCCTCCGCTCGAAGCTCCGCCCCGACGCCTCCATCCTCGCCACCCTCCGCTccctcgcctccgcctccgcctcctcttccAAATCAAAGGCCGCCGGGAAGTCCCTCGCGGACCACGACCCCTCGGCGGAACCCACCTCCTCGTACATCGTGGTGGCCGACCAGGACTCCTCCTCCGTCACCTCCCGCATCAACcgcctcgtcctcgccgccgcgcgcagcatCCTCTCCGGCCGGGGCTTCTCCTTCGCGGtgccctcccgcgccgcctccaacCAGGTCTACCTCCCAGACCTCGACCGCATCGTGCTCGTCCGCCGCGAGTCCGCGCGCCCCTTCGCCAACGTCGCCACCGCGCGCAAGGCCACCGTCACGGCGCGCGTCCTCTCCCTCGTCCACGCCGTCCTCCGCAGGGGCATCCACGTCACCAAGCGTGACCTCTTCTACACCGACGTCAAGCTCTTCGGCGACCAGTCCCAGTCCGACGCCGTCCTCGACGACGTCTCCTGCATGCTCGGATGCACCCGGTCCTCCCTCCATGTTGTCGCCTCCGAGAAGGGTGTCGTCGTCGGCCGCCTCGTCTTCGCCGACGACGGGGACCGGATCGACTGCACGCGCATGGGCGTCGGCGGGAAGGCCATCCCGCCCAACATCGACAGGGTCTCGGGCATCGAGAGCGACGCGCTCTTCATCCTGCTGGTGGAGAAGGACGCCGCATTCATGCGCCTTGCCGAGGACAGGTTCTACAACCGCTTCCCGTGCATCATTCTGACGGCGAAGGGGCAGCCGGATGTTGCCACCCGGCTGTTTCTGCGGCGGCTCAAGGTGGAGCTCAAGCTGCCGGTGCTCGCTCTGGTGGACTCCGATCCATACGGGCTCAAGATCTTGTCGGTGTACATGTGTGGTTCGAAAAACATGTCATATGACAGTGCTAATCTGACGACGCCGGACATCAAGTGGCTCGGAGTCCGGCCGAGCGACTTGGACAAGTACAGGGTGCCGGAGCAGTGTCGTCTCCCCATGACAGATCACGATATCAAGGTGGGGAAGGAGCTGCTTGAGGAGGACTTTGTGAAGCAGAATGAGGGCTGGGTGAAGGAGCTGGAGACGATGCTGCGCACCAGGCAAAAGGCTGAGATACAGGCCCTCAGCTCCTTCGGGTTCCAGTACCTCACCGAGGTCTATCTGCCTCTCAAGCTGCAGCAGCAGGACTGGATTTGA